A stretch of Lathyrus oleraceus cultivar Zhongwan6 chromosome 6, CAAS_Psat_ZW6_1.0, whole genome shotgun sequence DNA encodes these proteins:
- the LOC127097211 gene encoding protein EXPRESSION OF TERPENOIDS 1: MAGFFSLSSGRGKEEAREQEENNNSGNTNNQFLFRNEEIYNNKGFEIWPQPQQSSFHHPQNLNNFYSFGVGGGGGGGSSSRRNENNLNDDVSVSFSDESTRFGLTVMRSSGGGLSGGGMNCQDCGNQAKKDCPHLRCRTCCKSRGFQCQTHVKSTWVPAAKRRERQHQLSSLQQQNQHQHQHQQQQQQQQFHSSRRHRENPNDTSAGGASGSLACTPIPITTTGLELGSFPPELNSPAVFRCVKVSAMDAQDERYAYQTAVNIGGRVFKGILYDQGLESSYTGVNAGGGSGGGGGGEGSSGGGGGEGNQQNLITTTTTNVNNPFEYSSLYPAPLNAFMAGTQFFPPPRS; this comes from the exons ATGGCAGGTTTCTTCTCTCTAAGCAGTGGAAGAGGAAAAGAAGAAGCAAGAGAACAAGAAGAAAATAATAACAGTGGAAACACTAATAATCAGTTTCTCTTCAGAAACGAAGAGATCTACAACAACAAAGGATTCGAGATATGGCCGCAACCACAACAATCTTCTTTTCATCATCCACAAAATCTTAACAACTTTTACTCCTTCGGTGTTGGTGGTGGAGGTGGAGGTGGAAGCAGTAGTAGAAGAAACGAAAACAATTTAAACGACGATGTTTCCGTTTCGTTTTCCGATGAATCAACTAGATTTGGATTAACAGTGATGAGGTCTTCCGGCGGTGGTTTAAGCGGCGGTGGAATGAACTGCCAAGATTGCGGTAACCAAGCGAAGAAAGATTGTCCTCATCTTAGATGCAGAACTTGTTGTAAGAGCCGAGGGTTTCAGTGTCAAACTCATGTTAAAAGTACTTGGGTTCCCGCCGCGAAACGCCGTGAACGGCAGCATCAGCTTTCATCTTTGCAGCAACAAAATCAGCACCAGCACCAGCAccagcagcaacaacaacaacaacagttTCATTCCTCGCGACGACACAGAGAAAATCCAAACGATACTTCTGCAGGAGGAGCTTCCGGTTCTCTTGCTTGTACTCCAATACCTATCACTACCACAg GGTTGGAGCTGGGGAGTTTTCCACCGGAACTGAATTCACCGGCGGTGTTCCGGTGTGTGAAAGTGAGTGCAATGGATGCACAGGATGAACGTTACGCTTATCAAACTGCTGTGAACATAGGAGGACGTGTTTTCAAGGGAATTCTCTATGATCAAGGACTTGAAAGTAGTTACACTGGTGTAAATGCTGGTGGTGGAagtggtggtggtggtggtggtgagGGTTCTTCTGGTGGTGGCGGCGGTGAAGGAAATCAACAGAATCTGATAACAACCACCACAACAAATGTTAACAATCCATTTGAATACTCATCACTTTATCCAGCACCTCTTAATGCTTTCATGGCTGGTACGCAATTCTTCCCACCTCCAAGATCCTAA